A region from the Janthinobacterium agaricidamnosum genome encodes:
- a CDS encoding DUF192 domain-containing protein: MPTRHSSILHTASGAHALDLRLADSFLTRLRGLMLAAPLHGAQGLLITRCTSVHAACMRYPIDVVYLDRHGVVTRCAAGLRPWRASFGGLGWRAPRTAHTLELAAGAIAALHIRPGDRLQHPRLEAAPATVAGMRDKTQRGSAMIEFTVVGPIITLLGLSILQYGMLFFARTQINYAAFMAAREGAVAHASVSSAYAAYTRALIPLYGGGQTPAQLAASLAKANADLGANGTGNASIELLNPTRQSFDDWNDVHRQIALHTGNRRVIPYSGQSLKEQKVGPTSGQTIQDANLIKLRITHGYLPKVPLVKNLYATYLKWLDPHTDAFHTKLLDSGRIPVVTHVTVHMQSDAIEGNSPVSTPGPGNGGAPVNPGNPPVTDLPPPACDNLSCTDPPVTPPPCNPFTDPRHCVPEPCSIVCCEPS, from the coding sequence ATGCCCACACGCCATTCCAGCATCCTGCACACGGCCAGCGGTGCGCACGCGCTGGACCTGCGCCTGGCGGACAGCTTTCTCACGCGCCTGCGCGGCCTGATGCTGGCCGCCCCGCTGCATGGCGCGCAAGGCTTGCTGATCACGCGCTGCACCAGCGTGCATGCGGCCTGCATGCGCTATCCCATCGACGTGGTCTACCTGGACCGCCACGGCGTCGTCACCCGCTGCGCCGCCGGCCTGCGCCCGTGGCGCGCCAGCTTCGGCGGCCTCGGCTGGCGTGCGCCGCGCACGGCGCACACGCTGGAACTGGCCGCCGGCGCCATCGCGGCCCTGCACATTCGTCCTGGCGACCGCCTGCAGCATCCACGGCTGGAAGCTGCGCCCGCAACGGTGGCCGGCATGCGGGACAAGACCCAGCGCGGCTCGGCGATGATCGAATTTACCGTGGTCGGCCCCATCATCACCCTGCTCGGGCTGTCGATCCTGCAATACGGCATGTTGTTTTTTGCCAGGACACAAATCAACTACGCGGCCTTCATGGCCGCGCGCGAAGGGGCCGTCGCCCATGCCAGCGTCAGCAGCGCCTACGCGGCGTACACGCGCGCGCTGATCCCCCTGTACGGCGGCGGCCAGACGCCAGCCCAGCTCGCCGCTTCGCTGGCCAAAGCGAACGCAGACCTCGGCGCCAACGGCACCGGTAACGCCAGCATCGAGCTGCTCAACCCGACCCGGCAAAGTTTTGATGACTGGAACGACGTGCACAGGCAAATCGCGCTGCATACGGGCAACCGCCGCGTCATCCCGTACAGCGGCCAGAGCCTGAAGGAGCAGAAAGTGGGCCCTACTTCCGGCCAAACCATCCAGGACGCCAACCTCATCAAGCTGCGCATCACGCATGGCTACCTGCCAAAAGTTCCCCTGGTCAAGAACCTGTATGCCACCTACCTGAAATGGCTGGACCCGCACACGGACGCCTTTCATACCAAACTGCTGGACAGCGGCCGCATACCCGTGGTCACGCACGTCACCGTACACATGCAGTCCGACGCCATCGAGGGCAACAGCCCCGTTTCCACGCCGGGGCCGGGCAACGGCGGAGCGCCCGTCAACCCCGGCAACCCGCCCGTCACAGACCTGCCGCCGCCCGCGTGCGACAACCTCAGTTGCACCGATCCGCCCGTGACGCCGCCCCCTTGCAACCCGTTCACGGACCCGCGGCATTGCGTGCCGGAACCGTGCTCCATCGTCTGCTGCGAACCGAGCTGA
- a CDS encoding type II secretion system F family protein, translated as MSPTRIELTITALAMLSGLAMALLATLLARTVAAIPAEDRSYKDAPPLAFRLLWWPIHWGGHALRPFIARAPTASLPVRLRKAGLDYSLSPSQFVAARLLCALIVAAFSCWVLDSLGQGSRSGVGAARYWQAGLAGAGSGWCYPAIWLRDRMALRRSALNKSLPFYLDLITLCVEAGLNLQGALQQAALKGPKGALCDEIKRVLRDVRSGKARADALRAMSERVQEPAVTNFVTALIQAERMGMNLGPVLRAQADQRRSERFLRAEKLAMEAPVKLLFPLIAFIFPCTFIVLFFPIVVQFMQSGL; from the coding sequence ATGTCTCCCACCCGCATCGAACTCACCATCACTGCCCTGGCCATGCTGTCCGGCCTGGCCATGGCGCTGCTGGCGACTTTGCTGGCCAGGACGGTGGCCGCCATCCCGGCCGAGGACCGCAGCTACAAGGATGCGCCGCCCCTCGCCTTCCGCCTGCTGTGGTGGCCCATCCACTGGGGCGGCCATGCGCTGCGCCCTTTCATTGCCAGGGCGCCCACGGCCTCGCTGCCCGTGCGCTTGCGCAAGGCGGGCCTGGACTACAGTCTCAGCCCCTCGCAATTCGTCGCGGCGCGGCTGCTGTGCGCGCTGATCGTCGCCGCATTTTCGTGCTGGGTGCTCGATTCGCTGGGCCAGGGCAGCCGCAGCGGCGTCGGCGCCGCCCGCTACTGGCAGGCAGGGCTTGCCGGCGCCGGATCCGGCTGGTGCTACCCGGCTATCTGGCTGCGCGACCGCATGGCGCTGCGCAGGAGCGCGCTGAACAAGTCCCTGCCCTTCTACCTCGACCTCATCACCCTGTGCGTGGAAGCGGGACTCAATCTGCAGGGCGCGCTGCAACAGGCTGCGCTGAAAGGGCCGAAAGGCGCGCTGTGCGACGAAATCAAGCGCGTGCTGCGCGATGTGCGTAGCGGCAAGGCGCGTGCCGACGCGCTGCGCGCCATGAGCGAACGGGTGCAGGAACCGGCCGTGACCAATTTCGTCACGGCGCTGATCCAGGCTGAACGCATGGGCATGAACCTGGGACCCGTGCTGCGGGCACAAGCGGATCAGCGGCGCTCCGAGCGCTTTCTGCGCGCCGAAAAACTGGCCATGGAAGCGCCCGTCAAGCTGCTGTTTCCCCTCATCGCCTTCATCTTTCCCTGCACCTTCATCGTCCTGTTCTTTCCCATCGTCGTGCAATTCATGCAGTCGGGCCTATAA
- a CDS encoding type II and III secretion system protein family protein translates to MKRYFLTLLPALCVTLVLGASLAAPACARAQTASQGVIEGKAPLAARAGSMPKTANPSSAAARYQPIAKQDDAEAEPELELYLGESRVFPTPGVARIAVGNGQVITANALDDRDVIIFANGAGNSSLFVWHQDGRYQRVKVTVLPLDMRRYARDIASFLSAIPKAKASVVGDKVVVEGDELSDADRDKVAELARRYPQIVNFTSPIGWEQMVMMDVKVVEFPRTELRELGLKWSATGGAAIGGIWAPSSRGDAGRYAINVRTGEANAPPITVPNGGNGGFVPLPSNLTILSAINLGLNAQLLALQQNGTASILAEPQLSTRSGYKASFLAGGEIPYSVASVNGVTVQFKPYGIKLDIEPKVGSNGVIRAVIESEVSSIDASLSTSSGPALLTRRTRTEFNVRQGETIVLAGLLQRNSSSDVDKVPLLGDIPILGTLFRSKRYQNKETELVVFVTPSIVDSRSAGLADRARSATQRLEQQLGQPPHLSDPL, encoded by the coding sequence ATGAAACGCTACTTCCTCACCCTGCTGCCAGCCCTTTGCGTAACGCTCGTGCTGGGCGCGAGCCTGGCGGCACCGGCCTGCGCCCGCGCCCAAACGGCGTCCCAGGGCGTGATCGAAGGCAAGGCGCCGCTCGCAGCCAGGGCCGGCAGCATGCCAAAGACCGCCAATCCCAGCAGCGCGGCAGCGCGCTACCAGCCCATCGCCAAACAGGACGATGCCGAAGCGGAGCCCGAACTGGAGCTGTACCTGGGCGAATCACGCGTCTTCCCCACGCCGGGCGTGGCGCGCATTGCCGTGGGCAATGGCCAGGTCATCACCGCCAACGCGCTCGACGACAGGGATGTCATCATTTTCGCCAACGGCGCCGGCAACTCCTCGTTGTTCGTCTGGCACCAGGATGGCCGCTACCAGCGCGTAAAAGTCACGGTGCTGCCGCTCGACATGCGCCGCTATGCGCGCGATATCGCCAGCTTTTTGTCGGCCATCCCGAAAGCGAAGGCCAGCGTGGTGGGCGACAAGGTCGTCGTCGAAGGCGATGAATTGTCCGACGCGGACCGCGACAAGGTGGCGGAACTGGCCAGGCGCTATCCGCAAATCGTCAATTTCACCAGCCCCATCGGCTGGGAGCAGATGGTCATGATGGACGTCAAGGTGGTCGAGTTCCCCCGCACGGAACTGCGCGAGCTGGGCCTGAAATGGAGCGCCACGGGCGGCGCGGCCATCGGCGGCATCTGGGCGCCGTCCAGCCGCGGCGATGCGGGCCGCTATGCGATCAACGTGCGCACGGGCGAGGCCAATGCGCCGCCGATCACCGTGCCGAATGGCGGCAACGGCGGTTTCGTGCCCCTGCCCTCGAACCTCACCATCCTCAGCGCCATCAACCTGGGGCTGAACGCGCAGTTACTTGCACTACAACAAAATGGCACTGCCAGCATCCTTGCCGAGCCCCAATTGTCGACGCGCAGCGGCTACAAGGCCAGCTTCCTGGCCGGCGGCGAGATTCCGTATTCCGTCGCCTCCGTCAACGGCGTGACGGTACAGTTCAAGCCCTACGGCATCAAGCTCGACATCGAACCCAAGGTGGGCAGCAATGGCGTCATCCGCGCCGTCATCGAGTCGGAAGTCAGTTCCATCGACGCCTCGCTGTCCACCAGCAGCGGCCCGGCCTTGCTGACGCGGCGCACGCGTACGGAATTCAATGTGCGGCAGGGCGAAACCATCGTCCTTGCCGGACTGCTGCAACGCAATAGCAGCAGCGACGTCGACAAAGTGCCCCTGCTGGGCGACATCCCCATCCTGGGCACTCTGTTCCGCTCGAAGCGCTACCAGAACAAGGAAACGGAGCTGGTGGTATTCGTCACGCCCAGCATCGTCGACAGCCGCAGCGCCGGCCTGGCGGACCGGGCCCGCAGCGCCACGCAACGGCTGGAGCAGCAGCTGGGCCAGCCGCCCCACCTCAGCGATCCCCTGTAG
- the cpaB gene encoding Flp pilus assembly protein CpaB produces the protein MKIPFPPFSKINKTWVVLGAALAIGLLAAVATRSFLSSRVAEIEARNVHQTLSVVVAKTDLAQNTILSNDNAAVRKIPVEYAHSGAVQPGDFERIAGNAIAFPVKAGEMIMWSQMAGKRVPTFSARLAAGRRAITVVVDEINSISGMLEPGDLIDLMLTIDQNGRKVVLPLLQSMQVMATGQRSVDDAKNGEAAQFATVTLDTTPAQARNLIIARESGKLTALLRNPADKAAPGQQDYDLSLLFDTRPDSLPLPQRRGIPVLYGGSGMPAPPDALRLQGHRSGTDPPVAMPPAPVAAPPPIPLINAAAAPP, from the coding sequence ATGAAAATTCCCTTTCCCCCGTTTTCGAAGATCAACAAGACCTGGGTGGTACTGGGCGCCGCACTCGCCATCGGCCTGCTCGCCGCCGTCGCCACGCGCAGCTTCCTCAGCTCCCGGGTGGCCGAAATCGAGGCGCGCAATGTGCATCAGACGCTCAGCGTCGTCGTCGCCAAGACGGATCTGGCGCAAAACACGATCTTGTCGAACGACAACGCGGCCGTGCGCAAGATTCCCGTCGAATATGCCCACTCGGGCGCCGTGCAGCCGGGCGATTTCGAGCGTATCGCCGGCAACGCCATCGCGTTTCCCGTCAAGGCGGGTGAAATGATCATGTGGAGCCAGATGGCGGGCAAGCGCGTGCCCACCTTTTCCGCGCGCCTGGCGGCGGGGCGGCGCGCCATCACGGTGGTGGTCGATGAAATCAATTCGATCTCCGGCATGCTGGAACCAGGCGACCTGATCGACCTGATGCTGACCATCGACCAGAACGGCAGGAAGGTCGTGCTACCGCTGTTGCAAAGCATGCAAGTCATGGCCACGGGCCAGCGCTCGGTGGATGACGCGAAAAACGGCGAGGCCGCGCAATTTGCCACCGTCACCCTCGACACCACGCCCGCGCAAGCGCGTAACCTCATCATCGCGCGCGAAAGCGGCAAGCTGACGGCCTTGCTGCGCAATCCGGCGGACAAGGCCGCGCCTGGCCAGCAAGACTATGACCTGTCGTTGCTGTTCGACACCCGGCCGGATAGCCTTCCCCTGCCGCAGCGGCGCGGCATCCCCGTGCTGTATGGCGGCAGCGGCATGCCGGCGCCGCCCGACGCCCTGCGCCTGCAGGGGCATCGCAGCGGTACCGATCCGCCAGTGGCGATGCCGCCGGCGCCAGTGGCCGCCCCACCGCCCATTCCGCTCATCAACGCTGCCGCCGCGCCGCCCTGA
- a CDS encoding pilus assembly protein TadG-related protein gives MTPLQAVRLPPFAQRRQQGQALIYGIVVLMGGLAALLFVFNTGQLTAEKTKLVNTADAVAYSAAVMQARALNFDAYTNRALMANEVMIAQAVSIAAWSAHVVKHTENVTPLNCRSYYSVPAALLLIDYIPVCYLLSLPTARNTAQAVDQVAQQAAQASVLASEAAKAVLQGAQANMAATILPARKTLMQQVADANYAGDGSVHVDSMPITDTFTQFEGSSFIRAYAGAERGRFKQAALAAAQRDAFVRQRSWTSANHLPCLLGNKAEFRRRGGTELVDFDEWKAMDTASLHHWSWHTHGLFRLPTCDDDEMPLGYGTQAAAHGTPDDSGAAYGQSRPGNPRASALASSSDWHYSGLPTFYDIAVPALAYASTDPQPRLTFAIRLTRAKDQLRTSDGSSGIKPGGRLALIDGKPAHAVLAAVSSAQVYFERPSGRDDGMTELASLFNPYWQVRLVPTSAADLAAATAMGGAR, from the coding sequence ATGACACCGCTACAGGCAGTCCGCCTGCCCCCCTTCGCGCAACGCCGCCAGCAAGGCCAGGCGCTCATCTATGGCATCGTCGTTCTCATGGGCGGCCTGGCCGCCCTGCTCTTCGTTTTCAATACGGGCCAGCTCACGGCGGAAAAAACCAAGCTCGTCAATACGGCCGACGCCGTCGCCTACAGCGCCGCTGTCATGCAGGCGCGCGCCCTCAATTTCGACGCCTACACCAACCGCGCGCTGATGGCCAACGAGGTCATGATCGCGCAAGCCGTCAGCATCGCCGCGTGGTCCGCCCATGTCGTCAAACATACGGAAAACGTCACCCCCCTCAACTGCCGCAGCTATTACTCCGTGCCGGCGGCGCTGCTGCTGATCGATTACATCCCCGTCTGCTACCTGCTCAGCTTGCCTACCGCCAGGAATACCGCGCAAGCCGTCGACCAGGTGGCGCAGCAAGCAGCGCAGGCCAGCGTGCTGGCGTCCGAAGCGGCCAAGGCCGTCCTGCAGGGGGCGCAGGCGAACATGGCGGCCACCATCCTGCCTGCCCGTAAAACGCTGATGCAGCAGGTGGCCGACGCCAACTATGCGGGCGACGGCAGCGTACATGTCGACAGCATGCCCATCACCGATACGTTCACGCAGTTCGAGGGAAGCAGCTTCATCCGCGCGTATGCGGGCGCCGAACGGGGCCGCTTCAAGCAGGCGGCGCTCGCGGCCGCCCAGCGCGATGCCTTCGTCCGGCAGCGCTCCTGGACCTCGGCCAATCACCTGCCTTGCCTGTTGGGCAACAAGGCGGAGTTCCGCCGGCGCGGCGGTACGGAGCTCGTCGACTTCGACGAGTGGAAAGCCATGGACACGGCGTCGCTGCACCACTGGTCCTGGCATACGCACGGCCTGTTTCGCCTGCCCACCTGCGACGACGATGAAATGCCGCTCGGCTACGGCACGCAGGCGGCGGCCCACGGCACGCCCGACGACAGCGGCGCCGCTTACGGCCAGTCGCGCCCTGGCAATCCCCGCGCCAGCGCCCTGGCCAGCAGCAGCGACTGGCATTACAGCGGTTTGCCCACCTTTTACGACATCGCCGTGCCGGCCCTGGCCTACGCGTCGACGGACCCGCAGCCGCGCCTGACCTTCGCCATCCGCCTGACGCGGGCGAAAGACCAGCTCAGGACATCCGATGGCAGCTCCGGCATCAAGCCGGGCGGCCGCCTGGCCCTCATCGACGGCAAGCCGGCCCACGCCGTGCTGGCGGCAGTGTCCTCCGCACAAGTGTATTTCGAACGGCCAAGCGGGCGCGACGATGGCATGACGGAGTTGGCCAGCCTGTTCAACCCGTATTGGCAAGTGCGCCTCGTGCCGACCTCGGCGGCCGATCTGGCGGCCGCCACAGCAATGGGAGGCGCGCGATGA
- a CDS encoding type II secretion system F family protein, producing MNSAMNAAHMLLFITAIAALAAAILAWLVIDIGIATMLRYRAHFTERTRFQVREFFLFVDPARIFLAHAATMTLGAIIAGLASGSMLVAALAFLGLALLPRAVYAWLRRRRLRKFEEQLPDALMMLAGALRAGLSLNLAMSQLVIEAQAPLGQEFTLLLREQRLGVTLEQSLNGLVRRIPTQTTILVVSAMRIATETGGGLAEMLERTASTVRNRLHIEGKIRALTSQGKLQAWIVGLLPVTLMLVLDHMEPQAMDQLWHTRMGWGALAVIASLEVLGIHVIRRIVAIDV from the coding sequence ATGAACAGCGCCATGAACGCCGCCCACATGCTGCTGTTCATCACCGCCATCGCCGCCCTGGCGGCGGCCATCCTCGCCTGGCTGGTGATCGACATCGGTATCGCCACCATGCTGCGCTACCGCGCCCACTTCACGGAACGCACGCGTTTCCAGGTGCGCGAATTCTTCCTGTTCGTCGATCCCGCGCGCATCTTCCTGGCCCACGCGGCCACCATGACCCTGGGCGCCATCATCGCCGGGCTGGCCAGCGGCAGCATGCTGGTGGCCGCCCTGGCCTTCCTCGGCCTGGCCCTGCTGCCGCGCGCCGTGTATGCCTGGCTGCGCCGGCGGCGCCTGCGCAAGTTCGAAGAGCAGTTGCCGGACGCGCTGATGATGCTGGCCGGTGCCCTGCGCGCGGGCCTGAGCCTGAACCTGGCCATGTCGCAGCTGGTCATCGAGGCGCAGGCGCCGCTGGGCCAGGAATTTACCCTGCTGCTGCGCGAGCAGCGCCTGGGCGTGACCCTGGAGCAAAGCTTGAACGGCCTGGTGCGGCGCATTCCTACCCAGACCACGATCCTCGTGGTGTCGGCCATGCGCATCGCCACGGAAACGGGCGGCGGGCTGGCGGAAATGCTCGAACGCACGGCCAGCACGGTGCGCAACCGATTGCACATCGAAGGCAAGATCCGCGCGCTGACGTCGCAGGGCAAGTTGCAGGCGTGGATAGTCGGCCTCTTGCCCGTCACCCTGATGCTCGTGCTCGACCACATGGAGCCGCAGGCGATGGACCAGCTGTGGCACACGCGCATGGGCTGGGGGGCGCTGGCCGTCATTGCCAGCCTTGAAGTGCTGGGCATCCACGTCATCCGGCGCATCGTCGCCATCGATGTCTAG
- a CDS encoding ATPase, T2SS/T4P/T4SS family: MFQVDILHPDGSARQVNVPDDCMVGSKTSNDIWLDSWRIGKEHARLLRTPSGVLLEDMGSYAGTSVNGVRIRSQHGPLAPGDVIAIGPYRLQVQEAASAARPVQAAAFHSRSSSAATRNQRATAEIHASRLAAEKMQEQLRQTADGAASEEDFAIILAPQARQQLEFEWRQRLHAILLETMDLRRHDVSKMSDEQLRAEARRYIHDIMRAQRAEIPEELDYELLARQVLDEAVGLGPLEELLDDAGVTEIMVNQFDRIYIERDGKLERHPLTFTSERAVLGVIERIVAPLGRRIDESSPMVDARLKDGSRVNAIIAPLALKGPALTIRKFARYKMTADNLVQLGALSADMAAFLQVCVAARKNIVVSGGTGSGKTTLLNILSNFIPAGERIITVEDAAELQLHHEHWVSLEARPANVEGKGAVSIRELVRNTLRMRPDRIVVGECRGGEALDMLQAMNTGHDGSLTTLHANSPRDALARLETMVLMAGMELPLSAIRDQVASAIHLIVQQTRFACGTRLVSSITEITGMESGKFQMQELFRFVHLGYGGAGEGEGEGTTVRGYFSGCDLLPGFYEALRSQGQPLDTTIFRQREAT; the protein is encoded by the coding sequence ATGTTCCAGGTCGACATCCTCCACCCCGACGGCAGCGCCAGGCAAGTCAACGTACCCGACGACTGCATGGTCGGCAGCAAGACCAGCAACGACATCTGGCTCGACAGCTGGCGCATCGGCAAGGAACACGCGCGCCTGCTCAGGACGCCCTCCGGCGTTTTGCTGGAAGACATGGGCTCCTATGCGGGCACCAGCGTCAACGGCGTGCGCATCCGCAGCCAGCACGGCCCGCTGGCGCCGGGCGACGTGATCGCCATCGGCCCCTACAGGCTGCAGGTGCAGGAAGCGGCCAGCGCGGCACGGCCCGTGCAGGCGGCCGCCTTCCACTCGCGCTCGAGCAGCGCCGCCACGCGCAACCAGCGCGCCACGGCGGAAATCCACGCCTCGCGCCTGGCGGCGGAAAAAATGCAGGAACAGTTGCGGCAAACGGCCGACGGCGCCGCGTCGGAAGAGGACTTTGCCATCATCCTGGCGCCGCAGGCACGCCAGCAGCTGGAATTCGAATGGCGCCAGCGCCTGCACGCGATCTTGCTCGAAACCATGGATTTGCGCCGCCACGACGTATCGAAAATGAGCGATGAGCAATTGCGCGCGGAAGCGCGGCGCTACATTCACGACATCATGCGGGCGCAGCGGGCCGAGATCCCTGAGGAACTCGACTATGAACTGCTGGCCAGGCAAGTGCTCGACGAAGCCGTGGGCCTGGGGCCGCTGGAGGAATTGCTCGACGATGCAGGCGTCACGGAAATCATGGTCAACCAGTTCGACCGGATTTATATCGAGCGCGACGGCAAGCTGGAAAGGCATCCGCTGACGTTTACCAGCGAACGGGCCGTGCTGGGCGTCATCGAGCGCATCGTCGCACCGCTGGGCAGGCGCATCGATGAATCCTCGCCCATGGTCGACGCGCGCCTGAAGGATGGCTCGCGCGTCAACGCCATCATCGCGCCGCTGGCCCTGAAAGGCCCGGCATTGACGATCCGCAAGTTCGCCAGATACAAGATGACGGCGGACAATCTCGTGCAACTGGGCGCCCTCAGCGCCGACATGGCCGCTTTCCTGCAAGTGTGCGTGGCGGCGCGCAAGAATATCGTCGTCTCGGGCGGCACCGGTTCCGGCAAGACGACCCTGCTCAACATCCTGTCCAACTTCATTCCCGCGGGCGAGCGCATCATCACGGTAGAAGACGCGGCCGAGCTGCAACTGCACCATGAACACTGGGTCAGCCTGGAGGCGCGCCCCGCCAATGTCGAGGGCAAGGGCGCCGTTTCCATCCGCGAACTGGTGCGCAACACCCTGCGCATGCGCCCCGACCGCATCGTCGTTGGCGAATGCCGGGGCGGCGAGGCGCTCGACATGCTGCAGGCGATGAACACGGGCCACGACGGTTCGCTGACCACCCTGCACGCCAACAGCCCGCGCGACGCCCTGGCGCGCCTGGAAACCATGGTCTTGATGGCCGGTATGGAATTGCCCCTGTCTGCCATCCGCGACCAGGTCGCCTCCGCCATCCACCTGATCGTGCAGCAGACGCGCTTTGCCTGCGGCACGCGCCTGGTCAGCAGCATCACGGAAATCACGGGCATGGAAAGCGGCAAGTTCCAGATGCAGGAACTGTTCCGTTTCGTCCACCTCGGCTACGGCGGCGCGGGCGAAGGCGAAGGCGAAGGCACTACCGTACGCGGCTATTTCAGCGGCTGCGACCTGCTGCCGGGCTTTTACGAGGCCTTGCGCAGCCAGGGCCAGCCGCTCGACACGACGATCTTCCGCCAGCGGGAGGCGACATGA
- a CDS encoding Flp family type IVb pilin, whose protein sequence is MRPRFRRRPQEGQSSVEYAIVCAALAIALGVGMSGETSVLRQLLAAFKSVYQDFSYAISLPG, encoded by the coding sequence ATGAGGCCCCGCTTCCGCCGCCGGCCGCAAGAGGGGCAATCCAGCGTCGAGTACGCCATCGTCTGCGCCGCGCTGGCCATCGCCCTGGGCGTGGGCATGAGCGGCGAGACCAGCGTGCTCAGGCAACTGCTGGCCGCCTTCAAGTCCGTGTACCAGGACTTCAGCTACGCCATTTCCCTGCCCGGCTGA